A single Anatilimnocola floriformis DNA region contains:
- a CDS encoding PilN domain-containing protein — MQTIDFLPEHYRERRKQRRVRWWWALIVCLFGGIVVATASLQWLSVQRVKRELAQLELQCKTHRQLDQELLALETKVASLSHSANLYTFLKHPWPRTQILAAVVSPLPEEVQLTSIRIAETLVAKKPAVGATPEASVEANKPTPPAAVADLQQLHDAHEAQRIVVHVAGSVKEAETLHAYLESLARQPLIAEARLSGMETRKLETHSLVVFELHITIKSAHGLSDGPAGPIAPELTAGNPQPETASRDEENLR, encoded by the coding sequence ATGCAAACGATCGACTTTCTGCCGGAACACTATCGCGAGCGGCGCAAGCAGCGCCGCGTGCGCTGGTGGTGGGCATTGATTGTCTGCTTGTTCGGCGGCATCGTCGTCGCCACGGCCAGCCTGCAATGGTTGAGCGTGCAGCGTGTGAAACGCGAACTCGCGCAGCTCGAGCTGCAATGCAAAACGCATCGCCAGCTCGATCAAGAGCTGCTGGCCTTGGAAACCAAGGTCGCCAGCCTCAGCCACAGCGCCAACCTGTATACATTTTTGAAACACCCTTGGCCGCGCACGCAAATCCTGGCTGCCGTGGTCTCGCCGCTGCCAGAAGAAGTGCAGCTCACCAGCATTCGCATCGCCGAAACGCTCGTCGCTAAAAAGCCCGCAGTCGGCGCGACACCCGAAGCCAGTGTCGAAGCCAACAAGCCCACGCCGCCAGCCGCTGTCGCCGATTTGCAGCAGTTGCACGATGCACACGAAGCGCAACGCATCGTCGTGCATGTCGCCGGCTCGGTGAAAGAAGCCGAAACGCTGCATGCTTATTTGGAATCGCTCGCCCGCCAGCCGCTCATCGCCGAAGCTCGCCTCAGCGGCATGGAAACGCGCAAGCTGGAAACGCATTCCCTCGTTGTGTTTGAACTGCACATCACCATCAAGTCGGCCCACGGCTTGAGCGATGGCCCGGCAGGGCCGATCGCGCCCGAGCTTACCGCTGGCAATCCGCAGCCGGAAACGGCCAGCCGGGATGAGGAGAACTTGCGATGA
- the pilM gene encoding pilus assembly protein PilM → MISWLGNHRCGPIGVDLGARSLKLVQFSGDLTRLIDACRWDLPPLLPNTTFEQHVERWSDGLNRALEGRAFRGRDVVVCLGDRQLFLHNVRVPREMGAQMHRLVAQEAAGRLPFGVDEAEMRFVEAADVRQGDSTVREVIVFACQRAVLQQTLQLVESAQLHPVAVDVEPAALARCYAAQFRREDDKNERSLIVHFGYSRTAAVIAQGAEMLFVKYIDIGGAHLDASIARHLKMDAAEAVLLRKHNGDRRSDMQDPEVARSVAEATRPVIERLGGELAMCVRYHSVTFRGQALQRLVLGGGEATPQLLEALGRHLDLKCELSDPFRAFASAPNVGRKGQWDVAAGLALREMK, encoded by the coding sequence ATGATCAGCTGGCTGGGAAATCATCGCTGCGGACCTATCGGAGTCGATCTCGGTGCGCGCTCGCTGAAGCTCGTGCAGTTTTCGGGCGATCTCACGCGGTTGATCGATGCTTGCCGCTGGGATCTGCCGCCGCTCTTGCCGAACACCACGTTCGAGCAACATGTCGAGCGCTGGTCCGATGGTTTGAACCGTGCCCTCGAAGGCCGCGCCTTCCGCGGCCGCGATGTGGTTGTCTGCCTCGGTGATCGGCAGCTCTTTTTGCACAATGTGCGCGTGCCGCGCGAAATGGGCGCGCAAATGCATCGCCTCGTGGCTCAAGAAGCGGCCGGCCGTTTGCCATTCGGCGTCGATGAAGCCGAAATGCGATTCGTCGAAGCAGCCGACGTGCGGCAAGGTGATTCCACGGTGCGCGAAGTCATCGTTTTCGCCTGCCAGCGCGCCGTGCTGCAGCAAACATTGCAGCTCGTCGAAAGTGCGCAGCTCCATCCGGTGGCCGTCGACGTCGAACCGGCCGCGCTCGCCCGTTGTTATGCCGCGCAGTTCCGCCGCGAAGACGACAAGAACGAGCGCTCGCTGATCGTTCACTTCGGCTATTCGCGCACGGCTGCGGTCATTGCGCAAGGAGCCGAGATGCTCTTCGTGAAATACATCGACATCGGCGGCGCGCACCTCGATGCTTCGATTGCCCGCCATTTGAAAATGGATGCCGCCGAAGCCGTGCTGCTCCGCAAACACAACGGTGATCGCCGCAGCGACATGCAGGACCCCGAAGTGGCCCGCAGCGTTGCCGAAGCGACTCGTCCCGTCATCGAACGCCTCGGCGGCGAACTCGCCATGTGCGTTCGCTATCACAGCGTCACCTTCCGCGGCCAAGCCTTGCAACGCCTGGTCCTCGGCGGCGGCGAAGCCACACCGCAGTTGCTCGAAGCACTCGGCCGGCATCTCGATTTGAAATGCGAATTGAGCGATCCCTTCCGCGCCTTCGCCTCCGCGCCCAACGTGGGCCGCAAAGGGCAATGGGATGTCGCAGCCGGTCTCGCCCTGCGGGAAATGAAGTAA
- a CDS encoding pilus assembly FimT family protein, giving the protein MQQELPNADQTPLRNLRTSSRVARGFSLVEMMVVLTILSILAALVIPYFETTSVDQLQAGVTIVVADVDYARGLAIANGSNYRITFTPTTNRYQLTHTGTNTLLNTLPTSPFKLQTDTATTQTTRFDTLPLGAGELKLVGVLRGTPSAEHTTVTFTPLGNTSSSDDTLIWLTSGLGTSRRYQAVRVSAVTGLATVEAMTATAPTGLAALSSLR; this is encoded by the coding sequence ATGCAACAGGAACTCCCAAACGCTGATCAAACTCCGCTCCGCAATTTGCGGACGAGTTCTCGCGTTGCGCGGGGTTTCTCACTCGTCGAGATGATGGTGGTCCTCACCATCCTCAGCATTCTCGCCGCGCTGGTCATTCCTTATTTCGAAACGACCTCGGTCGATCAACTGCAAGCCGGCGTCACCATTGTGGTCGCCGACGTCGACTATGCCCGCGGCCTAGCGATTGCCAATGGTTCGAACTATCGAATCACCTTCACGCCGACGACCAATCGCTATCAGCTGACGCACACCGGCACGAACACGCTGCTGAATACGCTGCCGACTTCTCCTTTTAAATTGCAAACCGATACCGCAACGACCCAAACCACGCGGTTCGATACCCTGCCGCTCGGCGCTGGCGAATTGAAACTCGTCGGCGTGCTGCGCGGCACTCCTAGTGCCGAACACACGACGGTCACGTTCACGCCGCTCGGCAATACGTCTTCGAGCGACGACACGTTGATCTGGCTGACTTCCGGCCTCGGCACTTCCCGGCGATATCAAGCCGTCCGCGTCTCGGCAGTCACTGGCCTGGCAACCGTCGAAGCTATGACCGCGACAGCGCCGACAGGTCTCGCAGCCCTTTCCTCACTTCGTTAA